A window of Bacillus sp. DX3.1 genomic DNA:
TTCTTGTTGGGCGTCAATAATTAGCAAAGCTTGTTTCATTGATTTGCTCCTTTGTATTGAAATATATTTTTCTCTTTTTATCTATTTCTCTAAGTTGTGGAAGAATCCTTTTTACACGAGCCATATAGAAAAGGAAATGATTTATTGCCCCTAACATTGTGTGATATCTTACAATATAACTAAGGGGGAGATTGTAAGTGGAAATTAGTGCATTACCTAATCAAACAGGAGTAAGGATCCAATCACTTTGTATCTATTTACTATGAGTAAATTATATTATAATGATTAATGAAAAAAATAAATGATTGTCAAAGAAAATTCATTCTCATAAAGCCTGAAAACATGTATGATAGAAAGTGGGGAATTTTTTGGAATTAGGTGAGAACATCATGCAAACAGTACAAGATTATCTTGCATTCTTACATACAAAAGGATTTAAATTATCAGAAGAAGCACATGGATTTATTATGTTTGGTCAAGGTTATACAGGTGCATCTGATGGAATTGTAAACGCGGCGATTGAAGCGACAATCAAGCATCAATTACAGTTTGATGGTAGTTACTTTGTTGCTTTGTTAGAGCGATTGAACGAAGAGAAAATTACCGATAAAAAAAGCGCAAAGGCTTTTATGCAGAAGTTACATGCTTAACTTCAGGCAGCCTGCGCTTCTTTTTTTGCTTTTGAAGGAAGTTCAACAAAAATCATACCTATGAAAATACAAAGACAACCAATTATTGCTGAAATGGAAAGTTGTTCGTTTGCGACAAGAACGCCTGTTAATGCGGCAAATACGGGCTCCATTGCAAAAATAATCGCAACTCGTGTCGGAGATGTACGCTTTTGTGCAGATGTTTGAATGAAAAAAGCTAGAGCTGTTGCAAATAATGATGTTAAGAATAATGCGAATAGAAAAGAATGATTCATCCATAAAGCGATTGAAAATAATTTCTCCCAATCTTCAAACAAAAGGGCGCAAATGCTAGAAAAGATTCCAACCGCTAACACTTGTGAGGTGCTTAATAATAAGGGAGATACTTTTTTAGAAAAGAACCCATTTATGAGAATGTGTGCTGCAAAGGCAACAGCGCAGCCAAGAACGAGTAAATCTCCGATATTGAATTGAAATGAATCTCCGGCAGTTAATAAATATAATCCCATTGTTGCGGCGATAATGCCAAGTACAATAAACGGTGTGGCCCGTTGTTTTAAAAAGATAAACGATAAGATTGGTACCATAACGATACTTAATCCAGTTAAAAATCCGGCTTTAGAAGAAGTTGTATAGAGTAATCCAAATGTTTGCAGTAAATATCCAACAAATAAGAAAAATCCGACAATCATTCCGGCAACACCACTATATTGCACTTGTTTTCGTGGTGTTTTTTTCGCGAGAATGAGCTGAATGATTAACAAAATGACCCCAGCGAATAAAAAACGTATCCCATTAAACGTAAATGGCCCAACAAACGACATGGCATTTTGAACGACAACAAACGTAGCTCCCCAAATAAAGGAAACGAATAATAAGGAAAGAGGAGCAATCCACTCTTTTTTCACAATACGACCCCCATTAGTTTTGTAAAATGGCTTTTCGTGCTAATTCATCGGCAACTTTATTTTGAATACTTGGAATCCATTTTATAAAGAAAAGATCAAATTTTTCTATGTACTGCAGTGCTTCTTGTAAAAGCGGTGCGTACAGTTGGTTTTTTGCATATTTCTTTTCTACAGCACGTTCAACGAGCTGTGAATCTGTTCGGAAAGATACAATGCTATAATTATGTTCTGTGCAATATTTTAATGCAGCTAATAGCGCATGATATTCCGCTTCGTGATTAGACATTGTTCCAAGCGGAAGCGATAATTGTACGGGTGACTGTACACCTTTAATAAAAACCCCAGCGCCAGAAGGGCCAGGGTTTCCTTTCGATGCACCATCAATATATACTTCAATCAAACTGAAAACCTCCAATTTATCCGATTGTAATACTGTAACGGCACGTAAATGTTTCATTCGCTTGTAAGGATTGAACTCCTTTTTTTTCTTTGAAATTTTTTACTGGCTCTACTTCATCGGCAATTCCATACCAAGGTTCAATGCATAAGAAGGGAGCATCATTTCCTGGTGTCCATACACCAACGAATGGAAATCCTTCAAAGGCTACTTTTACAAACTTATCATGTTTATGAGAACGAATGGAAATTTCATTTTTATTCATATTTTCAAAAATAAGAGCATCATTTTTGAATAAATCATATGTAAGTGGTAATTCTGTTGTACTTTCAGCAATTAGCTGCTTTTCTTTTGAAAGAAATGGTCCTTCTAACAAGCTTGTTTCTAATCGTTCTGGGTTACTAAAAGATAAATGGTAGTCTGTAAATGATTCACCTTCTTGTAAAGGACAGTTAAAACCTGGATGTGCGCCAATTGAAAAGTGCATTTCAGTTGAAGAAGGATTGATTACTTCGTAAGTGACATGTACGTCTTGCTCGTTTATTTCGTAAGAAACAAGTAATTCAAATGTGAACGGATATTTTTGTAAAGTTTCTTCATTACTGGTTACAGCATATGTAATCTTTGTTTCACTCTGTTCTTTTACTGAAAATGTTAGGTCACGAGCAAAACCGTGTTGTGTTAATGAATATGGCTTACCATCTACATAGTATGTATTGTCTACTAATCTGCCCACAATCGGGAATAAGATGGGGGCACGGCGTCCCCAATGCTTTGGGTCTCCTTGCCACATATATTCTGTGTTATCTTCTTTTAAGCGAACGCTCTGTAATTCTGCACCTTTTTCAGAGATGGAAACTATCACTTTATCATTTTGAATCGTTGCTGTCATGAAAATAAACCTCCTAAATCTTTCATATTCTTCATTATACGTTGTCTAAAAGAAAAAGGGTAGATGATGGTGCGTTTGTCTAAAAGAAATCTACAGCAAAAATTGCGGCTTAATATATTGACGAATAGGTGCCAAATGCGTAAAATATAATTTTGTTGTTTACAGACGACTCACGTGGTTCGAAACCATCCCACGTAAAAAAAACTAAGGAGATTTTGTCATGAATATAAAAACAATTGTTGGCAATGGTATTTTAGCAGCGTTATATATCGCTGTCTCTATGCTTATTCAGCCGTTTGGCTTTACGAATGTACAGTTTCGTATTTCAGAGATGTTTAATCATCTTATTGTGTTTAATAAGAAGTCTATTTACGGGATTGTACTAGGCGTATTTTTAACAAATCTCTTTTTCTCACCTATGCTTGCTTATGATTTAGTATTTGGAGTGGGACAATCGATTATTGCACTTCTTGCTACAATTATTTCAATGCGTTTTATTAAAGGCGTTTGGGCACGTATGATTTTTAACACAGTAATCTTTACATTTACAATGTTTATGATTGCGATTGAACTTCATCTTGCATTTGATTTACCATTTTTATGGACGTGGTTAACATGTGCAGCAGGTGAATTTGTTGTAATGGCAATTGGTATGCCTGTTATGTATTGGGTTAATAAACGTGTTCAATTTGAAAAAGTTATGTAAGAGCTGTTTGCGATAGGAGCGTAATCTTAGTCAAGTAGACAGTACTTAAAATTTCATAGCTAAATAACCTGCATTCGATATTGTATCGAATGCAGGTTATTTTATTTCTTTTAGGGGGACCGTTCCATCACCATCAAGTTAAAGTTTTGCGGGAACTAAACTAAGGAAATAATCTCAATTCTTGCAGGTAACTGTTGAAAGATAAATAGGGGTTCGGTGAAATCTTAGCTTGATAGTAATCTGAAGGTATGTGTATATCAGGATTTATTCTATACAACTTAAGAAAAATTTAGTACTGTATCATAGTTGATCAAGCATATGAACTAGGCATTTAATTATTTCAGCAGAATGCTTAATTTGTTCTGTATCAAAGCGACTTGAGATTGATTCAGATCGGATTGTTTTTTTGATTACTTGTAATTATCCTGAAGTTTTTGTACCAGAGCCAGTTTTACAATGTTTTAGTAAGTTCAATGAATCTGCACACTTTTTGCATACTTATAATATAATATGTATGTGTAAATTATATTATAAATATGAGTTAGAAAAAATCTTTCCATTAATATATATCAATGGAAAGATTTTTATTTATTTGCTGAGGAGTTATATCGATATATGTCTCCCGCTGCATACCACTGTCCTTAGAATAACAATACCTATATTTGAAACTTCAATTATTTCTAAATGAGATATAGACCAACGTAACCAGAAAGCATTAAATCTAAAAATAGATAATTTGATTATAATTTTAAGGGTTTTTTAAGGTTATAAACGTAATATTAATTTGGTATGAAAATTTATTATTTTAGGTGGTATTAGAGAGTGAAAAGTAAAGTACAAGAAATTATTATTTTAAGAAGTATAGCGTGTTTAACTGTAGTTTTTATACATGCTATTACACGTAGTCCCTCCACGTTTGACTCTGTTAATAAAATGGATATAGTATTTTCATATTTGCAATTATTGTTAATGTATGGTACACCAATGTTCGTTTTTATATCAGAGTTTGTACTCGCTTACAATTATAAGGATCGAATACCAGATAAATTTATTTCAAAAAGAATAAAATTTATCTTGTTACCTTTTATATGTATGGGTATTTTTTATGCTGGATTTTCAGAGCATGCAAATGGAATTCAAGCAACAGCAATACAAAGTGTACGAAATATTTTTTTAGGAGATTATCATGGGTATTTTATCTTAATTATATTCCAGTTTTACT
This region includes:
- a CDS encoding reverse transcriptase-like protein, with amino-acid sequence MIEVYIDGASKGNPGPSGAGVFIKGVQSPVQLSLPLGTMSNHEAEYHALLAALKYCTEHNYSIVSFRTDSQLVERAVEKKYAKNQLYAPLLQEALQYIEKFDLFFIKWIPSIQNKVADELARKAILQN
- a CDS encoding QueT transporter family protein, with the protein product MNIKTIVGNGILAALYIAVSMLIQPFGFTNVQFRISEMFNHLIVFNKKSIYGIVLGVFLTNLFFSPMLAYDLVFGVGQSIIALLATIISMRFIKGVWARMIFNTVIFTFTMFMIAIELHLAFDLPFLWTWLTCAAGEFVVMAIGMPVMYWVNKRVQFEKVM
- a CDS encoding DMT family transporter, producing MKKEWIAPLSLLFVSFIWGATFVVVQNAMSFVGPFTFNGIRFLFAGVILLIIQLILAKKTPRKQVQYSGVAGMIVGFFLFVGYLLQTFGLLYTTSSKAGFLTGLSIVMVPILSFIFLKQRATPFIVLGIIAATMGLYLLTAGDSFQFNIGDLLVLGCAVAFAAHILINGFFSKKVSPLLLSTSQVLAVGIFSSICALLFEDWEKLFSIALWMNHSFLFALFLTSLFATALAFFIQTSAQKRTSPTRVAIIFAMEPVFAALTGVLVANEQLSISAIIGCLCIFIGMIFVELPSKAKKEAQAA
- a CDS encoding aldose 1-epimerase family protein gives rise to the protein MTATIQNDKVIVSISEKGAELQSVRLKEDNTEYMWQGDPKHWGRRAPILFPIVGRLVDNTYYVDGKPYSLTQHGFARDLTFSVKEQSETKITYAVTSNEETLQKYPFTFELLVSYEINEQDVHVTYEVINPSSTEMHFSIGAHPGFNCPLQEGESFTDYHLSFSNPERLETSLLEGPFLSKEKQLIAESTTELPLTYDLFKNDALIFENMNKNEISIRSHKHDKFVKVAFEGFPFVGVWTPGNDAPFLCIEPWYGIADEVEPVKNFKEKKGVQSLQANETFTCRYSITIG
- a CDS encoding DUF6123 family protein; this translates as MQTVQDYLAFLHTKGFKLSEEAHGFIMFGQGYTGASDGIVNAAIEATIKHQLQFDGSYFVALLERLNEEKITDKKSAKAFMQKLHA